A part of Pectobacterium cacticida genomic DNA contains:
- the carB gene encoding carboxymethylproline synthase, which yields MILEENVGEVRVITLDHPNKHNPFSRSLETSVKDALARANADDSVHAVVVYGGSERSFSAGGDFNEVKQLSRSEDIEEWIDRVIDLYQAVLNVDKPTIAAVDGYAIGMGFQFALMFDQRLMASTANFVMPELKHGIGCSVGAAILRFTHGFSLMQEIIYQCQSLDAPRCMDYRLVNQVVESTSLLDAAITQAHVMASYPTSAFINTKRAVNKPFIQLLEQTRDASKAVHKAAFQTRDAQGHFKNVLGKKY from the coding sequence ATGATTTTGGAAGAGAATGTCGGTGAGGTTAGGGTGATCACGCTGGATCATCCTAACAAGCATAACCCCTTTAGCCGCTCACTGGAAACCAGCGTGAAAGACGCATTAGCGCGTGCCAATGCTGACGACAGCGTACATGCTGTCGTGGTGTACGGAGGATCAGAGCGTTCCTTTTCCGCTGGCGGAGATTTCAACGAGGTGAAGCAGCTTTCACGCAGCGAAGACATCGAAGAGTGGATCGACCGCGTGATTGATCTGTATCAGGCCGTACTCAATGTAGATAAACCGACGATCGCCGCAGTAGATGGCTATGCGATCGGTATGGGATTTCAGTTTGCTCTCATGTTCGACCAACGGCTGATGGCCTCGACAGCAAATTTTGTGATGCCTGAACTCAAGCATGGCATTGGCTGCTCGGTCGGTGCAGCCATCCTGCGCTTCACCCACGGATTCAGCCTGATGCAGGAGATTATTTACCAATGCCAGTCGCTTGATGCCCCCCGCTGTATGGATTATCGGCTGGTTAATCAGGTGGTGGAGAGTACCTCGTTGTTGGATGCTGCCATCACACAGGCACACGTGATGGCCAGTTATCCGACTTCTGCATTTATCAATACGAAACGGGCGGTCAACAAGCCGTTTATCCAACTACTGGAACAAACCCGTGACGCTTCTAAAGCTGTCCATAAGGCCGCGTTTCA
- the carA gene encoding carbapenam-3-carboxylate synthase: MSNSFCVVYKGSYADINNIQHDFDGKGEELSNGYLFIEQNGHYQKCEMERGTAYLMGSLYNRTFLIGLAGVWEGGAYLANDAELLALLFTRLGANALALAEGDFCFFIDEPNGEWTVITDSRGFSPVHVVQGKKTWFTNSLKLVTAAEGESALWFESEESVCQSLMRADTYTPVKNAQRLKPGAVHVLTHDSEGYPFVESHTLTAPASNQLLALPREPLLALIERYLNAPLEDLTPRFDTVGIPLSGGLDSSLVTALASRHFKQLNTYSIGTEISNEFEFSQQVAEALGTHHQVKILSETEVINGIIESIYYNEIFDGLSAEIQSGLFNVYRQAEGQVSCMLTGYGSDLLFGGILKPGAHYDNPNQLLAEQVYRTRWTGEFATHGASRYGIDIRHPFWSHSLITLCHALHPDYKIFDNEVKNILREYADTLQLLPKEIVWRKKIGIHEGSSVNQAFANVLGSTVDNYQTKSRFTYRVYQAFLRGRLSIANVTPSQLKGLIKKD, encoded by the coding sequence GTGAGCAATAGTTTTTGCGTTGTTTATAAAGGTTCTTATGCCGACATAAATAATATTCAACACGACTTTGACGGAAAGGGCGAGGAATTATCTAACGGCTATCTTTTTATCGAACAGAATGGTCATTACCAGAAGTGTGAGATGGAAAGGGGGACGGCCTACTTGATGGGGTCGCTATATAATCGGACGTTTCTGATCGGATTAGCCGGAGTGTGGGAAGGCGGGGCTTATCTGGCGAATGATGCTGAGCTGCTGGCGTTGCTGTTTACTCGTCTGGGGGCGAATGCGCTGGCGTTAGCTGAAGGTGATTTTTGCTTTTTCATTGATGAACCCAACGGTGAATGGACAGTCATTACCGATTCGCGTGGTTTCTCGCCGGTTCATGTCGTTCAGGGTAAAAAAACCTGGTTCACTAACAGTTTAAAACTGGTGACTGCGGCAGAAGGTGAGAGTGCGCTGTGGTTTGAAAGTGAGGAGTCGGTGTGCCAGTCGCTGATGCGTGCGGATACGTATACGCCAGTGAAAAATGCGCAGCGCCTGAAGCCAGGGGCGGTACATGTCCTTACGCACGACAGTGAAGGTTATCCCTTTGTTGAAAGCCATACGCTGACCGCGCCTGCCAGCAACCAACTGCTAGCGCTCCCGCGTGAACCGCTGTTGGCGTTGATTGAGCGTTATCTGAATGCACCGCTTGAAGATTTAACGCCACGCTTTGATACGGTGGGGATTCCGCTGTCCGGCGGTCTGGATTCCAGCCTGGTAACGGCGCTCGCCAGTCGTCATTTCAAGCAACTGAATACGTACTCGATTGGTACGGAAATCAGCAATGAGTTTGAGTTTTCTCAGCAGGTTGCTGAGGCCCTCGGGACGCACCATCAAGTGAAAATTTTGTCCGAAACCGAGGTCATTAACGGCATCATCGAATCCATCTATTACAACGAAATATTTGACGGCCTATCTGCTGAAATCCAATCAGGGTTATTCAACGTCTATCGTCAGGCTGAGGGACAGGTGTCCTGTATGCTTACTGGCTACGGTTCCGATCTGCTCTTTGGCGGCATTCTGAAGCCGGGAGCGCACTATGACAATCCGAATCAGCTGCTTGCCGAGCAAGTATACCGTACACGTTGGACGGGGGAGTTTGCCACACATGGAGCTTCCCGCTATGGCATTGATATTCGTCACCCCTTCTGGAGCCATTCTTTAATCACGCTGTGTCATGCGCTACATCCGGATTACAAAATTTTCGACAACGAAGTCAAAAACATCCTGCGTGAATACGCCGATACGCTTCAACTGCTTCCGAAAGAGATTGTCTGGCGTAAGAAAATTGGCATTCATGAAGGTTCCTCTGTTAATCAAGCCTTCGCGAATGTTCTCGGCTCAACGGTTGATAACTACCAGACCAAAAGTCGCTTCACCTACCGTGTTTATCAAGCCTTTCTCCGTGGCCGTCTCTCGATTGCAAATGTAACGCCATCTCAGCTTAAAGGGCTGATTAAAAAGGACTAA
- a CDS encoding helix-turn-helix transcriptional regulator translates to MDHEIRSFIKRKLEWVGDVWFSYFMISKTSTSQPYIISNYPEAWMNEYLNRQMCQNDPVIVASLVRITPFSWDDNDLVTLRAQNQDVFISSMQHDISSGYTFVLHDHNNNVATLSIANHFEDANFEGCMKSHENGLQMLLVNIHEKVMAYRRAIENKEKNNGNSMESLLSPRETEVLFLVSSGRTYKEISRILGISEVTVKFHINNSVRKLDVVNSRHAITKACELNLFRSHCEPVMMKHIDAR, encoded by the coding sequence ATGGATCACGAAATCCGTTCGTTTATAAAAAGGAAGTTAGAATGGGTTGGCGATGTCTGGTTTTCTTATTTTATGATAAGTAAAACTTCCACCAGCCAACCTTATATAATATCGAATTATCCAGAAGCATGGATGAATGAATATCTTAATAGACAAATGTGTCAGAATGACCCTGTAATTGTTGCTTCATTAGTGAGAATTACGCCGTTTTCCTGGGATGATAACGACTTGGTTACGCTTAGAGCCCAGAATCAGGACGTATTTATTTCTTCCATGCAGCATGACATAAGTTCAGGATATACTTTTGTTTTGCATGATCATAATAATAATGTGGCGACGCTGAGTATCGCAAACCATTTCGAAGATGCAAACTTTGAAGGATGTATGAAGAGTCATGAAAATGGTTTACAGATGTTGCTAGTGAACATACATGAAAAGGTAATGGCCTATCGCCGAGCCATTGAAAATAAAGAAAAAAATAACGGTAACTCAATGGAATCATTGCTTTCTCCGCGTGAGACCGAAGTGCTTTTCCTCGTTAGTAGTGGACGAACTTACAAAGAAATTTCTCGTATATTAGGTATTAGTGAGGTCACCGTCAAATTCCACATTAACAACTCAGTCCGTAAATTGGATGTTGTCAATTCCCGCCATGCTATAACTAAAGCATGTGAGTTAAATCTTTTTCGCTCTCATTGTGAGCCTGTAATGATGAAGCATATAGATGCTCGTTAG